Proteins encoded within one genomic window of Sulfurovum sp. XGS-02:
- the efp gene encoding elongation factor P: protein MATVGMGDIKKGTRLEITGNPYKVTDFQHVKPGKGAAFVRMKIKNLATGKTIEKTVHAGDKFDVPELEQKTMQYLYDDGEFLQFMDTTTFEQIGLTHEQVGKDTFDFMIDGMEAEVLFHGGQAISVEIPQTVVLKIVETPPNFKGDSQGGKKPATLESGAVVQVPFHVLEGEMIKVDTVEGKYLEKAK from the coding sequence ATGGCTACAGTCGGAATGGGCGATATCAAAAAAGGCACAAGACTTGAAATTACAGGAAACCCGTATAAGGTAACAGATTTTCAACATGTGAAACCAGGTAAAGGTGCAGCATTTGTACGTATGAAGATCAAAAACCTTGCTACAGGTAAAACCATCGAGAAGACAGTACATGCAGGGGATAAATTTGATGTACCTGAACTTGAACAAAAAACGATGCAATATCTTTATGATGATGGAGAGTTTTTACAGTTTATGGATACGACAACATTTGAACAGATCGGTCTTACACATGAACAAGTAGGTAAAGATACGTTTGATTTTATGATAGACGGTATGGAAGCGGAAGTCCTGTTTCATGGGGGTCAAGCGATCTCTGTTGAGATACCGCAAACCGTTGTTCTTAAAATAGTGGAAACACCACCTAACTTCAAAGGTGATTCACAAGGTGGAAAAAAACCTGCTACACTGGAAAGTGGTGCTGTCGTACAAGTACCTTTCCATGTACTTGAAGGTGAAATGATCAAAGTCGATACGGTTGAGGGTAAATATTTGGAGAAAGCCAAATAG
- a CDS encoding DJ-1 family glyoxalase III, with protein sequence MASVLLPIAKGFEELEAVALIDVMRRGGIEVRVAYLEDEFQDDLVLGANGITLQADTSIKNVISDDFDMMVLPGGWGGTHALAENARVIELLQEFKATKVVGAMCAAPFALKKAGVLGNEYTCYPGAKEDIDHPGYREDMKVVTDGNVMTSQGPGTAVCFGLAIVERLVGKESMQPVKDGMLLSYC encoded by the coding sequence ATGGCAAGTGTATTATTACCGATAGCAAAAGGTTTTGAGGAACTTGAAGCAGTGGCTCTCATAGATGTGATGCGCCGTGGGGGAATAGAGGTGCGTGTAGCATATCTGGAAGATGAGTTCCAGGATGACTTGGTCTTGGGAGCAAACGGCATCACACTGCAGGCTGATACTTCTATCAAAAATGTCATCAGTGATGATTTTGATATGATGGTGCTTCCAGGTGGTTGGGGCGGTACACATGCCTTGGCCGAAAATGCAAGGGTGATAGAACTCCTGCAAGAGTTCAAAGCGACAAAAGTGGTCGGTGCCATGTGTGCTGCACCTTTTGCACTTAAAAAAGCCGGTGTTCTAGGTAATGAGTATACGTGTTACCCAGGTGCTAAAGAGGATATAGACCATCCTGGATACAGAGAGGATATGAAAGTGGTGACCGATGGGAATGTCATGACTTCACAGGGTCCTGGAACAGCGGTCTGTTTCGGGCTTGCCATCGTAGAACGTCTGGTAGGGAAAGAGAGCATGCAGCCTGTAAAAGATGGTATGCTTTTGAGTTACTGTTAA
- the dnaE gene encoding DNA polymerase III subunit alpha has product MSEEPKAKPQFTHLHLHTEYSLLDGANKIKALAKKIKEQGMTSVAMTDHGNMFGTIDFYNTMRNEGIKPIIGMEAYVHNQPDLGDKSIRQRFHLCLYAKNEVGYKNLMYLSSRAYIDGFYYYPRINWDLLKENSEGLICSSACLQGEVNWHMNLSKRNVKFGAKGYDEAKKVALKYKEVFGDDFYLELMRHGIGDQHRIDKQIIQLSQETGIKIVATNDTHYTEQKDADAHEAFMCIAMNKLYDDPNRLRHSVHEFYVKSPEQMAELFADIPEAIESTQEIADKCNLEIKLGDPTPPNFKFARERAAAIGLDLPEPDKEYSLENDKVLFIEESRRGLEKRLEIVPEEKHQEYRDRLQVEIDIINNMKFPGYMLIVWDFVDAAKQMGIPVGPGRGSAAGSLVAYSLKITDIDPMPYGLLFERFLNPERISMPDIDMDFCQARRQEILDYVVEKYGRVNVAQIITFGKLLAKGVIRDVARVLDMPYSKADAMAKLIPDELGIDLKNSYEKEPKIKELLESDPQAKRTWEYALALEGLNRNAGTHAAGVVISNEPLWQKTPLFKPTGLDTLATQYSGKYVEDVDLIKFDFLGLKTLTVIEEALKLVEKRHGKRINFVEENIEDKEVYDYISTGETLGLFQIESAGMQDLAKKLKPNGFEDVIAMLALYRPGPMESGMLDDFVERKHGRAEITYAFPELEPILKPTYGVIVYQEQVMQIVQTIGGFSLGGADLVRRAMGKKIKEEMDKLKGQFADGAAQKGFDREKAADLFDLIVKFAGYGFNKSHSAAYAMITFYTSYLKHYYPTEFMAAILTLEKNNTDKVVKYVDELKRMGIQLLPPDINKSGLVFEARKVDGDEVVMFGMGAIKGAGDIAIKSMLKARENGEFKDFSDFVSRIDSSKVNKKVIESLIKAGALDSFGYSRKAMLSQIEEIIEAAKKAGDAKKQAVGSLFGEGEEMTAVTLDLSHMGEFEPMEILEMEKESLGFYVSGHPLDKYRETLDEINYTLSSEIDDLADGSQAMFIGKIEEITEKISKKGNKFGIANIMDLHGNIELMLFENRLKELEEDFDLSKPIAFKVKITKDGDFTRMNILKISSMKDAKKTKVKVEKEVKHVEEPVQPPLILSLNLMPDAKIVEELMCLVDKYPGKRPLEVHIKSKLADVVIESKLKVSELIMEEAKELGVYLEEPLAVEG; this is encoded by the coding sequence ATGTCAGAAGAACCAAAAGCCAAACCTCAATTTACCCATCTTCATTTACATACCGAATATTCGCTGCTTGATGGCGCAAATAAGATCAAGGCTCTTGCCAAAAAGATCAAAGAGCAGGGGATGACCTCTGTGGCTATGACGGACCATGGTAATATGTTCGGTACCATTGACTTTTACAATACCATGCGTAATGAGGGGATCAAACCGATCATCGGGATGGAAGCGTACGTACACAACCAGCCGGACCTGGGAGATAAATCTATACGACAGCGTTTTCACCTCTGTCTCTATGCCAAGAATGAAGTGGGGTATAAAAACCTGATGTACCTGAGTTCACGTGCTTATATCGACGGGTTTTACTACTACCCCCGTATCAACTGGGACCTTCTTAAAGAGAACAGTGAAGGGCTTATCTGCTCTTCTGCCTGTCTGCAAGGGGAAGTCAACTGGCATATGAACCTTTCAAAGAGAAATGTGAAGTTCGGTGCCAAAGGGTATGATGAGGCAAAAAAAGTGGCCTTGAAATATAAAGAAGTCTTTGGTGATGATTTTTACCTTGAGTTGATGCGTCACGGAATTGGTGATCAGCACCGAATCGATAAGCAGATCATACAACTCTCGCAAGAGACGGGTATCAAGATCGTAGCGACCAATGATACACATTATACAGAACAGAAAGATGCCGATGCCCATGAAGCATTTATGTGTATTGCCATGAACAAACTCTATGATGATCCCAACCGTCTACGCCATTCGGTCCATGAGTTCTATGTGAAATCACCAGAGCAGATGGCGGAACTTTTTGCAGATATCCCTGAAGCTATTGAAAGTACCCAGGAGATCGCGGATAAATGTAACCTGGAGATCAAACTGGGTGACCCTACACCGCCTAACTTCAAATTTGCAAGGGAACGTGCAGCAGCCATTGGTCTAGATCTTCCTGAACCGGATAAAGAGTACTCTTTAGAGAATGACAAAGTGCTTTTCATAGAAGAGTCACGCAGAGGACTTGAAAAACGTTTGGAGATCGTGCCTGAAGAGAAGCACCAAGAGTATAGAGATAGACTGCAGGTGGAGATCGATATCATCAACAATATGAAGTTCCCGGGCTATATGCTGATCGTTTGGGATTTCGTGGACGCGGCTAAGCAGATGGGTATACCGGTAGGGCCTGGACGTGGGTCAGCTGCAGGTTCACTTGTCGCCTATTCGCTAAAGATCACAGATATCGACCCTATGCCGTACGGCCTGCTCTTTGAGCGTTTCTTGAATCCTGAGCGTATCTCCATGCCGGATATCGATATGGATTTCTGTCAGGCGCGCCGTCAGGAGATACTTGACTATGTGGTTGAAAAATACGGACGGGTCAATGTGGCGCAGATTATCACTTTTGGTAAACTGCTTGCCAAAGGGGTGATCCGTGATGTTGCGCGTGTTCTTGATATGCCTTACTCCAAGGCAGATGCCATGGCCAAGCTTATCCCGGACGAGCTGGGGATAGATCTGAAAAACTCTTATGAAAAAGAGCCTAAGATCAAAGAGCTCTTAGAGAGTGATCCTCAGGCAAAACGTACCTGGGAGTATGCACTCGCACTTGAAGGTCTGAACCGTAATGCAGGAACACATGCCGCAGGTGTGGTGATCTCCAATGAACCGCTTTGGCAGAAAACACCTCTATTTAAACCTACAGGTCTTGATACACTTGCAACACAGTACAGTGGAAAATATGTAGAAGATGTGGATCTCATCAAGTTTGACTTTTTGGGGCTGAAAACACTTACGGTCATAGAAGAGGCACTGAAGCTCGTAGAGAAGAGACATGGCAAGCGTATCAACTTTGTCGAAGAGAATATTGAAGACAAAGAGGTCTATGATTATATCAGTACCGGCGAGACCCTAGGGCTCTTCCAGATAGAATCAGCTGGTATGCAGGACCTGGCCAAAAAATTGAAGCCGAATGGATTTGAGGATGTGATTGCGATGCTCGCACTTTACCGTCCCGGACCGATGGAGTCAGGAATGCTTGATGACTTTGTCGAGCGTAAGCACGGTCGGGCAGAGATCACGTATGCTTTCCCTGAACTTGAGCCTATCCTCAAACCGACCTATGGGGTGATCGTATACCAGGAGCAGGTTATGCAGATCGTGCAGACCATTGGTGGGTTTAGTCTTGGTGGTGCGGACCTGGTACGTAGGGCGATGGGTAAAAAGATCAAAGAGGAGATGGATAAACTCAAAGGACAGTTTGCTGATGGTGCTGCTCAGAAAGGTTTTGACAGAGAAAAAGCAGCAGATCTTTTCGATCTTATCGTAAAATTTGCAGGCTACGGTTTCAACAAATCCCACTCGGCTGCGTATGCGATGATCACATTTTATACTTCTTACTTGAAGCATTACTATCCTACGGAGTTCATGGCGGCTATCCTTACACTGGAAAAGAACAATACAGACAAAGTCGTTAAATATGTAGATGAACTCAAACGTATGGGTATTCAGCTTCTTCCACCGGATATCAATAAATCCGGGCTTGTATTTGAAGCACGTAAGGTGGATGGTGATGAGGTCGTTATGTTCGGTATGGGTGCCATTAAAGGTGCAGGAGATATTGCCATCAAGAGTATGCTTAAAGCACGGGAAAATGGGGAGTTCAAAGACTTTTCTGACTTTGTTTCACGTATTGATTCGAGTAAAGTGAACAAAAAGGTCATTGAATCGCTGATCAAGGCAGGGGCATTAGACAGTTTTGGATACAGCCGTAAAGCGATGCTTTCACAGATCGAAGAGATCATTGAGGCTGCAAAAAAAGCAGGAGATGCGAAAAAACAAGCTGTAGGCTCTCTTTTTGGTGAAGGCGAAGAGATGACCGCGGTGACACTGGACCTTTCCCATATGGGTGAATTTGAACCCATGGAAATCCTGGAGATGGAAAAAGAGTCGCTAGGTTTCTATGTCTCAGGCCATCCACTTGATAAGTATCGTGAAACACTCGATGAGATCAACTATACACTCAGTTCGGAGATAGATGATCTGGCTGATGGATCACAGGCAATGTTCATCGGTAAAATTGAAGAGATCACAGAGAAGATAAGTAAAAAAGGGAACAAGTTCGGTATCGCCAATATCATGGACCTGCACGGTAACATTGAACTGATGCTCTTTGAGAACCGTCTGAAAGAACTCGAAGAGGATTTTGATCTCAGCAAACCGATTGCGTTTAAAGTGAAGATCACCAAAGACGGTGATTTTACACGTATGAATATATTGAAGATTTCAAGTATGAAAGATGCGAAAAAGACCAAGGTTAAAGTAGAAAAAGAGGTCAAACATGTCGAAGAACCTGTACAACCTCCGCTGATTCTCTCGCTAAACCTCATGCCTGATGCAAAGATCGTCGAAGAACTGATGTGTCTGGTTGACAAATACCCTGGAAAACGTCCGTTAGAAGTTCATATTAAATCGAAGCTTGCAGATGTAGTGATAGAGTCAAAGTTAAAGGTGAGTGAACTGATTATGGAAGAGGCAAAAGAGCTTGGGGTTTATTTGGAAGAGCCTTTAGCTGTCGAAGGATAA
- a CDS encoding rhodanese-like domain-containing protein, translating into MLKNMLVVLSLFTFTFAEQNRAMIHAHSIDISYTAEDGTVKKTTIARDSDLRCRKIPFNAREYWDGSYASRDVAEYCKKTFITAAGKLSPMKMHKDIETFGELEVLEFLEEMQDDKEMLFVDSRKTQWFNSLTIPSAINIPFIYFTERDKWIEEKKEAFKRFGVKGDKAPYDFSKAKTILFFCNGVWCRQSPQMIEALLELGYPPKKMKWYRGGMQSWLSVGMTSTRTAE; encoded by the coding sequence ATGCTCAAAAATATGTTAGTGGTTTTATCTTTATTTACTTTTACGTTTGCAGAACAAAATAGAGCTATGATACATGCACATAGTATTGATATCAGCTACACTGCAGAAGATGGAACAGTTAAAAAAACAACAATCGCTAGAGATTCTGACTTAAGATGCCGTAAGATACCTTTTAATGCAAGAGAGTATTGGGATGGCTCGTATGCCAGTAGAGATGTGGCAGAATATTGTAAAAAAACATTTATTACTGCTGCTGGAAAACTCTCTCCGATGAAGATGCATAAAGATATTGAAACTTTTGGAGAGCTTGAAGTATTGGAGTTTCTTGAAGAGATGCAGGATGACAAGGAGATGCTGTTCGTAGACAGCAGAAAGACACAATGGTTTAATAGTTTGACCATACCTTCGGCGATCAATATACCTTTTATCTACTTTACCGAACGAGACAAGTGGATTGAAGAGAAGAAAGAAGCATTCAAACGTTTTGGGGTTAAAGGTGATAAAGCTCCTTATGATTTCTCAAAAGCTAAGACTATCCTATTCTTTTGTAATGGTGTTTGGTGCAGACAGTCACCACAAATGATAGAAGCTCTTTTAGAGTTAGGCTACCCACCGAAAAAGATGAAGTGGTATCGTGGTGGTATGCAAAGTTGGTTGAGTGTCGGTATGACCTCTACACGGACAGCAGAGTAA
- a CDS encoding DUF302 domain-containing protein yields the protein MKFIKGLFTFVGAVVVIGFIFAFVKFDLGIKIGQVSKLDPQALPEYMKMFDKVLETGDPAKGMIRKVKMVIPEGMTKQEAFENALEIMDETASEYGMALVDSKTMPRHGKLFKDGGLLTHIRSYCSPYIADKFLGHSPEFIGFMPCRIGFVEEPNGDIYIYTMSMELMISGGYKLSSDLYELANEVRTGMYTMMENAAAGDF from the coding sequence ATGAAATTTATTAAAGGTTTGTTTACATTTGTAGGAGCAGTCGTTGTTATTGGTTTTATTTTTGCATTTGTGAAGTTTGATCTGGGTATAAAGATCGGACAGGTAAGTAAACTTGATCCTCAGGCATTACCGGAGTACATGAAAATGTTTGATAAAGTACTCGAAACAGGAGATCCGGCAAAAGGGATGATCCGAAAAGTAAAAATGGTGATACCTGAAGGCATGACAAAACAAGAAGCCTTCGAGAATGCTTTAGAGATCATGGATGAAACAGCAAGTGAGTATGGCATGGCATTGGTAGATAGTAAAACGATGCCTAGACACGGGAAGCTGTTTAAAGATGGTGGGCTTCTTACCCATATTCGCTCCTACTGTTCTCCTTATATTGCAGATAAGTTTTTAGGGCATTCTCCAGAGTTTATCGGTTTTATGCCATGTAGAATTGGTTTTGTTGAAGAGCCAAACGGAGATATCTATATTTATACGATGAGTATGGAGCTGATGATCAGTGGAGGATATAAGTTATCCTCTGATCTTTATGAACTTGCGAATGAAGTAAGAACAGGTATGTATACGATGATGGAAAATGCTGCTGCGGGAGACTTTTAG
- a CDS encoding NADP-dependent isocitrate dehydrogenase, with translation MSNLPKIIWSKIDEAPALATYSLLPIVNAFTKEAGVEVVESDISLAGRVLAAMGLAEDELSKLGEVVLQPDGNIIKLPNISASVGQLKDCIAELQGQGYDIPNYPENPANDEEKAIQAKYSVCLGSAVNPVLREGNSDRRAAKAVKRFAQNNPHRLKPYAENSKAYVAHMGGKGDFYGHEKSVTSTADQKVTIALNGKELTTIDALAGEVLDGTFMSITALREFYKKTIQDAKEQGLIWSLHLKATMMKISDPIMFGHAFEIFFEDVFNKYADTFAELGVNPNLGMSDLEKKIAGHAKEAEIKADFLAAVEADAPKIAMVDSDKGETNFNASNDVIIDASMPVVVREGGKQWDRNGDALETVAVIPDSTYGMFHAEMVADCVKNGQYDVTTMGTMQNIGLMAQKAEEYGSHPTTFELAEAGTVTVTGTVDGEMMSFECEAGDIWRLARTKDIPVRDWVRLTVERTRIEGIPAVFWLDENRAHDAELIKKVNEYLKEYDTDGLDIRFMNVTDATRFTNERIRRGENTIAVTGNVLRDHLTDMYPILELGTSAKMLSIVPLIAGGGLFETGAGGSAPKHVDQFLAEGHLRWDSLGEFLALAESLRMIGQKHEDAKLAALTAGLDAANQGYLDNNKAPGRKVGQPDNKASHFFVAQYWAEALAESDNAELAAKFAPVAKALKENEEKIMEELLAVEGKAQDVGGYFHPNDELAAKAMRPSATLNAIIDAI, from the coding sequence ATGTCAAACTTACCAAAAATCATATGGTCAAAAATCGATGAGGCGCCGGCACTTGCTACGTATTCATTATTACCAATTGTAAATGCATTCACGAAAGAAGCAGGCGTTGAAGTTGTAGAGAGTGACATCTCACTTGCAGGTCGTGTGCTTGCTGCAATGGGTCTTGCAGAAGATGAACTCTCTAAACTTGGAGAAGTCGTACTTCAACCAGACGGAAACATCATTAAACTTCCAAACATTTCAGCTTCAGTAGGACAGTTAAAAGACTGTATCGCTGAGCTTCAAGGTCAAGGTTATGATATCCCTAACTACCCTGAAAATCCGGCTAATGATGAAGAGAAAGCGATCCAGGCAAAATACAGTGTATGTCTTGGTTCAGCAGTTAACCCGGTACTAAGAGAAGGGAACTCAGACAGAAGAGCTGCGAAAGCGGTAAAAAGATTTGCACAGAACAACCCACACAGACTTAAGCCATATGCAGAAAATTCAAAAGCATATGTTGCTCACATGGGTGGAAAGGGTGACTTCTACGGACATGAAAAATCTGTAACATCTACTGCTGACCAAAAAGTAACGATCGCTCTTAATGGTAAAGAGTTAACTACGATCGATGCATTGGCAGGTGAAGTGCTTGACGGTACATTTATGTCTATTACTGCACTGAGAGAGTTCTACAAAAAGACTATCCAAGATGCAAAAGAGCAGGGACTTATCTGGTCACTACACTTGAAAGCTACAATGATGAAGATCTCTGACCCGATCATGTTCGGTCACGCATTTGAAATTTTCTTCGAAGATGTTTTCAATAAATATGCGGATACTTTTGCAGAACTTGGTGTAAATCCAAACCTTGGTATGTCTGACCTTGAGAAAAAGATCGCTGGTCATGCAAAAGAAGCTGAGATTAAAGCTGACTTCCTAGCAGCTGTTGAAGCAGATGCTCCAAAGATTGCAATGGTTGACTCTGATAAAGGTGAAACGAACTTCAACGCATCTAACGATGTGATTATCGATGCTTCTATGCCTGTAGTCGTAAGAGAAGGTGGTAAGCAGTGGGATAGAAATGGTGATGCGCTTGAGACTGTTGCAGTTATTCCTGATTCTACTTACGGTATGTTCCACGCTGAGATGGTAGCGGACTGTGTGAAAAACGGTCAATACGATGTAACTACTATGGGTACAATGCAAAATATCGGACTTATGGCTCAAAAAGCAGAAGAGTACGGTTCTCACCCGACTACTTTCGAACTAGCTGAAGCTGGTACAGTAACTGTAACAGGTACTGTAGATGGTGAAATGATGAGCTTTGAGTGTGAAGCTGGAGATATCTGGAGACTTGCTAGAACGAAAGATATTCCAGTGAGAGACTGGGTAAGATTGACTGTTGAGAGAACAAGAATCGAAGGAATACCAGCTGTATTCTGGTTAGATGAGAACAGAGCACACGATGCAGAGCTTATCAAAAAAGTAAACGAGTATCTTAAAGAGTATGATACTGATGGTCTAGATATCAGATTCATGAATGTAACGGATGCAACTAGATTTACAAATGAGAGAATCAGAAGAGGTGAGAACACGATCGCTGTAACTGGTAACGTATTAAGAGACCACTTGACAGATATGTACCCGATCTTGGAGCTTGGAACATCTGCTAAAATGCTTTCTATCGTTCCATTGATCGCCGGTGGTGGATTGTTTGAAACAGGTGCTGGTGGATCTGCTCCTAAGCACGTAGACCAGTTCCTTGCAGAGGGTCACTTAAGATGGGATTCACTTGGTGAGTTCTTGGCATTGGCTGAGTCACTAAGAATGATCGGTCAAAAACATGAAGATGCTAAACTTGCTGCACTTACTGCGGGTCTTGATGCTGCGAACCAAGGATACCTTGATAACAACAAAGCACCAGGAAGAAAAGTGGGTCAGCCAGACAACAAAGCGTCTCACTTCTTTGTTGCACAATACTGGGCAGAAGCACTTGCTGAGTCTGACAATGCAGAATTAGCTGCGAAGTTCGCTCCGGTTGCTAAAGCACTCAAAGAGAACGAAGAGAAGATCATGGAAGAGCTTCTTGCAGTTGAAGGTAAAGCTCAGGATGTTGGTGGTTACTTCCACCCGAACGATGAGCTTGCTGCGAAAGCAATGAGACCATCTGCTACATTGAATGCGATCATTGACGCTATCTAA
- the mdh gene encoding malate dehydrogenase has translation MVKKGKKVTVIGAGNVGATVAFILAMNGVCHHVVLRDRNTEIAKGKALDMSQAANAARSHTIVSVAEDASEMAGSDVVVITAGSPRQPGMSRDDLLMINAEITKEVVGDVKKYAPDSIIIMVSNPLDVMTYVALKESGFPKERVVGMAGILDSARMAHFIFEKIGYGAGQIRASVMGGHGDDMVPLPKFSTVAGVPLVDILSEEDISEVVERTKHGGAEIVGYLKTGSAYYAPAKSTAIMVEAILKDTKQIHPCAVYLDGHYGYSDVVSGVPVALGASGVEKLFEMTLNDDQKERFSKSVASVRSMIDVLKEKNFFG, from the coding sequence ATGGTAAAAAAAGGTAAAAAAGTAACGGTAATCGGTGCAGGAAATGTTGGAGCGACAGTAGCATTTATTCTTGCAATGAACGGCGTATGTCACCATGTAGTATTAAGAGACAGAAATACTGAGATCGCTAAAGGTAAAGCGTTAGATATGTCACAAGCAGCGAATGCAGCAAGATCACATACCATTGTATCTGTAGCAGAGGATGCTTCAGAAATGGCAGGATCAGATGTGGTTGTGATCACTGCTGGAAGCCCAAGACAACCGGGGATGAGTAGAGATGATCTGCTTATGATCAATGCAGAGATCACTAAAGAAGTTGTTGGTGATGTAAAAAAATATGCACCTGATTCGATCATCATTATGGTTTCAAATCCTCTTGATGTCATGACCTATGTGGCACTTAAAGAATCAGGTTTTCCAAAAGAGAGAGTGGTTGGTATGGCAGGTATTTTGGATTCTGCCAGAATGGCACATTTTATTTTTGAAAAAATAGGTTACGGGGCAGGTCAGATCCGTGCTTCTGTAATGGGTGGCCATGGAGATGATATGGTACCTCTACCGAAATTCTCGACGGTTGCAGGTGTGCCACTTGTAGACATTTTATCTGAAGAAGATATCAGTGAAGTGGTTGAAAGAACAAAACATGGCGGGGCAGAGATAGTAGGTTACCTTAAGACAGGATCGGCATATTATGCACCGGCAAAATCTACAGCGATCATGGTCGAAGCGATATTGAAAGATACAAAACAAATTCATCCTTGTGCCGTATATCTTGATGGACACTACGGGTATAGTGATGTAGTTTCCGGTGTGCCTGTTGCACTTGGTGCAAGCGGCGTTGAAAAACTTTTTGAAATGACATTGAATGATGATCAAAAAGAAAGATTTTCAAAAAGTGTTGCTTCTGTTAGAAGTATGATCGATGTACTTAAAGAGAAGAATTTTTTTGGCTAA
- a CDS encoding fumarate hydratase: MREIEFDVVVKAVKDMIMHCGTDLPQDTYDALKAAMEAEKSPVSKEVIRQILENANIAKDEKRPLCQDTGLAVFFVKVGEDVGIKGGLLRDAINKGTEEGYTEGYLRASTCEPFSRLNLKDTVGYNLPAIIHFDIVAGDKIDIEYAAKGGGSENVSRAKVLPPAAGKDGVVEFVKEVISDAGGNPCPPITVGVGIGGTFERAVISSKHALFRDLETTHEDPEMAELEERILTEINNLGIGAMGMGGTKTALAVHIESNPCHIASLPVSVNVQCHSSRHTHITI, from the coding sequence ATGAGAGAAATTGAATTTGATGTTGTTGTAAAAGCGGTAAAAGATATGATCATGCATTGTGGTACGGATCTACCACAAGATACGTATGATGCACTCAAAGCTGCTATGGAGGCTGAAAAGTCACCGGTAAGTAAAGAGGTGATACGCCAGATACTTGAAAATGCCAACATCGCGAAAGACGAGAAGAGACCGCTTTGTCAAGATACAGGCTTGGCAGTATTTTTTGTAAAGGTCGGGGAAGATGTAGGGATTAAAGGTGGTCTTCTTAGAGATGCGATCAACAAAGGAACAGAAGAAGGGTACACAGAGGGATATCTAAGAGCGTCAACATGTGAACCGTTCAGCCGTTTGAATCTAAAAGATACGGTAGGATATAACCTTCCGGCAATTATCCATTTTGACATTGTAGCTGGTGATAAGATCGATATCGAATATGCTGCGAAGGGTGGTGGTTCAGAGAATGTTTCCCGTGCAAAAGTACTGCCTCCAGCAGCAGGAAAAGACGGAGTTGTTGAGTTTGTAAAAGAGGTGATCTCTGATGCAGGCGGAAACCCATGTCCTCCTATTACTGTGGGTGTGGGGATCGGTGGAACATTTGAAAGAGCAGTGATCTCCTCTAAACATGCACTTTTTAGAGACCTTGAAACAACACACGAAGACCCGGAAATGGCTGAACTTGAAGAGAGAATATTGACTGAGATCAATAATCTAGGTATCGGTGCTATGGGTATGGGTGGAACAAAAACGGCATTGGCTGTACATATCGAGTCTAACCCTTGTCACATTGCATCACTTCCAGTTTCTGTCAATGTTCAGTGTCACTCATCTAGACATACACATATCACGATATAA
- a CDS encoding Fe-S-containing hydro-lyase gives MATYTLTTPLTSEDTKKLVAGDTVLLNGTIYTARDAAHKRLVELIEAGKELPFDIEGSVIYFVGPTPPKPGDPIGSAGPTTSYRMDTYSPTMLKHGSKGMIGKGKRNQAVKDACVEYDGIYFGATGGAGALLGKQIRSAEVIAYPELGPEAVRKITVEDFPVTVVNDTKGNDIYQMGRAQYEVKD, from the coding sequence ATGGCTACGTATACACTAACAACACCACTGACTTCTGAAGATACAAAAAAACTTGTAGCTGGTGACACTGTTTTACTGAACGGTACTATTTATACTGCGAGAGATGCCGCACATAAGAGACTTGTAGAGCTTATCGAAGCCGGCAAAGAATTGCCGTTTGATATAGAAGGCTCTGTGATCTATTTTGTTGGCCCGACACCTCCTAAACCAGGTGACCCTATCGGTAGTGCAGGCCCGACGACCTCTTACAGAATGGATACCTATTCCCCAACGATGTTGAAACATGGTTCTAAAGGGATGATCGGAAAAGGTAAAAGAAACCAGGCGGTTAAGGATGCGTGTGTTGAATACGATGGTATCTATTTTGGTGCTACAGGTGGAGCAGGTGCTTTACTTGGTAAACAGATCCGTTCAGCAGAAGTGATCGCTTATCCGGAACTTGGTCCGGAAGCTGTAAGAAAGATTACTGTCGAAGATTTCCCTGTCACTGTTGTCAATGATACCAAAGGTAATGATATCTATCAAATGGGTCGTGCACAGTACGAGGTCAAGGACTAA